A part of Campylobacter concisus genomic DNA contains:
- a CDS encoding quinol dehydrogenase → MKFLILRRITQISILALFILGNFYGVKILSGNLSSSLLFGKIPLSDPFALVQILLASFSAGINAIIGAGIIFAFYALVAPRAFCSWICPINLLTDIAFKLREKFGFKGEKVLNVSKNLRYYLLALALILSLALSYPVFESVSYIGIIQRGIIYGSASALGIAVAIIAFDMFVLKRGICSHVCPLGAFYAIISKFALIRVKHDAQACTKCMKCKLICPEMQVLDMIGKESRAVSSSECISCGRCIDVCGDGALKFSIRNLRREK, encoded by the coding sequence ATGAAATTTTTAATCTTAAGACGAATAACTCAAATTTCTATCCTAGCACTATTTATCCTAGGAAATTTTTATGGAGTTAAGATACTTAGCGGAAATTTAAGCTCATCTTTGCTTTTTGGAAAAATTCCACTAAGCGATCCATTTGCTTTGGTTCAAATTTTACTTGCAAGCTTTAGTGCCGGCATAAATGCAATTATTGGAGCTGGCATTATCTTTGCATTTTACGCGCTAGTTGCTCCAAGAGCGTTTTGTTCGTGGATATGCCCAATAAATTTACTAACAGATATCGCTTTTAAATTAAGAGAAAAATTTGGCTTTAAGGGCGAAAAAGTCTTAAATGTGAGTAAAAATTTACGTTATTACTTGCTGGCTCTTGCTCTTATATTAAGCCTTGCTTTATCTTACCCGGTATTTGAGAGCGTTAGCTATATTGGCATTATTCAGCGTGGCATTATTTACGGCTCGGCTAGTGCTTTAGGTATAGCGGTTGCGATCATTGCTTTTGATATGTTTGTGTTAAAGCGTGGCATTTGCTCGCATGTTTGTCCGCTTGGTGCCTTTTATGCCATCATCTCAAAATTTGCCCTAATTAGAGTAAAACATGATGCCCAGGCTTGCACAAAATGTATGAAATGCAAGCTTATTTGTCCAGAGATGCAAGTGCTTGACATGATCGGTAAAGAGAGCCGTGCGGTAAGCTCAAGCGAGTGCATAAGCTGTGGCAGGTGCATTGATGTTTGTGGAGACGGGGCATTGAAATTTAGTATTAGAAATTTAAGGAGAGAAAAATGA
- a CDS encoding nitrate reductase yields the protein MKIKIMMLGGLCAAFFAACTFNNPSISDSQIGFRNIDLLDDKDVVLKDVNYTKEPAGMSKKFDRSFENAPPFIPHDTEGLVPITKDMNMCVTCHMPEFAKDSGATPIPSSHFYDIRNKKDLAGKLDDERYNCTTCHVEQQNGVTQLVGNKFKPDFRDKNGTHKSNLLDVLNDGVK from the coding sequence ATGAAAATAAAAATAATGATGCTTGGAGGATTGTGTGCTGCGTTTTTTGCGGCATGTACTTTTAATAATCCAAGTATTAGTGATTCGCAAATCGGCTTTAGAAATATCGATTTGCTAGACGATAAAGACGTTGTATTAAAAGATGTGAACTACACAAAAGAGCCAGCTGGTATGTCAAAGAAATTTGATAGGTCTTTTGAAAATGCACCACCATTTATCCCACACGATACTGAGGGTTTAGTACCTATCACAAAAGATATGAATATGTGCGTAACCTGCCATATGCCTGAGTTTGCGAAAGATAGTGGAGCAACACCGATACCATCATCTCACTTTTATGATATCAGAAACAAAAAAGATCTTGCAGGCAAGCTTGATGATGAAAGATATAACTGCACAACATGCCACGTTGAGCAACAAAATGGCGTAACGCAGCTTGTTGGCAATAAATTTAAGCCTGATTTTAGAGATAAAAACGGCACTCATAAGTCAAACTTGCTAGATGTTTTAAACGATGGTGTTAAATAA
- a CDS encoding nitrate reductase: MRALFFIFCLLNFIFASEITTPYKQIEASANVLNTTLINGKLFIATDGGTVEIYDPKESKFEEIIKMDDIKTYVSDHERPKILNVDELNGKILILSEGDYATKVLYIRENGQMKSIKIPNQAIKKALFLDDEHIALASISNEIYFLNLKSGEIYDSFKISIAMLSDMEINEDRSTLAIACESGKVYFYNIKAKKMDQILDIHTDNIYDISYKNGVMISGGTDRIVGIFSAGSLKKINTGFLVYGVGLSDDGRVAAYMSDEMSDVNLVDSVSLEKIAMLKTGQSTINSIVFIGDNEVITSAYEKKILFWRVR, encoded by the coding sequence ATGAGAGCTTTGTTTTTTATTTTTTGTCTATTAAATTTTATTTTTGCAAGCGAGATCACCACTCCATACAAGCAAATAGAAGCTAGTGCAAATGTGCTAAACACAACGCTAATAAATGGCAAACTCTTTATCGCGACTGATGGAGGGACGGTTGAAATTTATGATCCTAAAGAGTCTAAATTTGAAGAGATCATTAAGATGGATGATATAAAAACCTACGTTAGTGATCATGAAAGACCAAAAATTCTAAACGTTGATGAGTTAAATGGCAAGATACTTATCCTAAGTGAGGGTGACTATGCTACAAAGGTGCTTTATATAAGAGAAAATGGGCAGATGAAAAGCATAAAAATACCAAATCAAGCGATAAAAAAGGCATTATTTTTAGACGATGAGCATATTGCACTTGCTTCAATCAGCAATGAAATTTACTTTTTGAACTTAAAAAGTGGTGAAATTTATGATAGCTTTAAAATTTCAATTGCAATGCTCTCAGATATGGAGATAAATGAAGATAGAAGCACGCTGGCTATCGCTTGCGAGAGCGGGAAAGTCTATTTTTATAATATAAAAGCTAAAAAAATGGATCAAATTTTAGACATTCATACAGACAATATCTATGACATCTCATATAAAAATGGTGTCATGATCAGTGGAGGTACCGACAGGATCGTGGGGATATTCTCAGCTGGAAGCCTAAAAAAGATAAATACCGGCTTTTTGGTCTATGGCGTCGGCCTTAGCGATGATGGAAGAGTGGCGGCTTATATGAGTGATGAGATGAGTGATGTGAATTTAGTTGATAGTGTGAGCCTAGAGAAGATAGCGATGTTAAAAACCGGACAAAGCACTATAAATAGTATAGTTTTTATAGGAGATAACGAGGTTATAACTTCTGCCTATGAGAAAAAAATTTTATTTTGGAGAGTTAGATGA
- a CDS encoding nitrate reductase, whose product MNISSLIVYTDNKNESVKAEISKLKECEIIADADDRIVVVVSSNGIEDEIRNFKVIEAISGVVSVAMVYSYQEDAEENRQKLEESGKISEILMNDNVKAEDIAYGGSVHYKVK is encoded by the coding sequence ATGAATATTTCAAGTCTGATAGTCTATACAGATAATAAAAATGAGAGCGTCAAAGCCGAAATAAGCAAACTAAAAGAGTGCGAGATCATAGCTGATGCAGATGATAGGATCGTAGTTGTTGTTAGCTCAAATGGTATCGAGGATGAGATAAGAAATTTTAAAGTCATAGAAGCTATCAGTGGCGTAGTTAGCGTTGCAATGGTTTATAGTTATCAAGAAGATGCCGAAGAAAATAGACAAAAACTAGAAGAAAGCGGCAAAATAAGTGAAATTTTAATGAACGATAATGTAAAAGCTGAAGATATTGCATATGGCGGCAGTGTACACTATAAGGTTAAGTAA
- a CDS encoding photosynthetic protein synthase I, whose product MKKAFWGLIIILICIGVALLLIKPNKYDFKALSQNGEVSLKNYDGKYKVIYFGYLFCPDVCPTALSLIGDELNKLKRDDFELLFITLDPERDTPENLTLMAKNFYKDADGLKLNALKEVAKNYGVKFQKVRLENSAMGYSVAHSSSIYLIDKAGNFYKEISNLTNENIAENLLNLIKDRP is encoded by the coding sequence ATGAAAAAGGCATTTTGGGGCTTAATAATAATCTTAATTTGTATAGGTGTTGCACTTTTGCTAATAAAGCCAAACAAGTATGATTTTAAGGCACTTTCACAAAATGGTGAAGTAAGTCTTAAAAACTATGACGGAAAGTACAAAGTTATATATTTTGGTTATCTTTTTTGCCCCGATGTCTGCCCTACTGCGCTCTCTTTGATTGGCGATGAACTAAACAAGCTAAAAAGAGATGACTTTGAGTTGCTTTTTATTACACTTGATCCTGAACGCGACACTCCTGAAAATTTAACACTGATGGCAAAAAATTTCTACAAAGATGCCGATGGGCTAAAACTAAATGCTTTAAAAGAAGTGGCGAAAAACTACGGCGTAAAATTTCAAAAAGTACGTCTTGAAAACTCCGCCATGGGATATTCGGTCGCACATAGCTCATCGATATACCTAATCGATAAAGCTGGAAATTTCTACAAAGAAATTTCAAATCTAACAAATGAAAACATTGCAGAGAATCTTTTAAATCTAATTAAAGATAGGCCTTAA